One segment of Prionailurus bengalensis isolate Pbe53 chromosome E3, Fcat_Pben_1.1_paternal_pri, whole genome shotgun sequence DNA contains the following:
- the CDIP1 gene encoding cell death-inducing p53-target protein 1, with protein sequence MSNEPPPPYPGGPTAPLLEEKSGAPPTPGRTSPAVMQPPPGMSMPPADIGPPPYEPPGHAMPQPGFIPPHMNADGTYMPPGFYPPPGPHPPMGYYPPGPYPPGPYPGPGGHTATVLVPSGAATTVTVLQGEIFEGAPVQTVCPHCQQAITTKISYEIGLMNFVLGFFCCFMGCDLGCCLIPCLINDFKDVTHTCPSCKAYIYTYKRLC encoded by the exons ATGTCCAACGAGCCACCCCCTCCTTATCCTGGAGGCCCCACGGCCCCCCTTCTGGAGGAGAAGAGTGGAGCCCCACCTACCCCAG GCCGCACCTCCCCAGCTGTGATGCAGCCCCCACCAGGCATGTCGATGCCCCCCGCAGACATCGGTCCCCCACCCTATGAGCCACCAGGTCACGCGATGCCTCAGCCCGGCTTCATCCCCCCGCACATGAATGCAGACGGCACGTACATGCCTCCAG GTTTCTACCCTCCTCcaggcccccacccacccatggGCTACTATCCACCAGGGCCCTATCCGCCAGGGCCCTATCCTGGCCCTGGGGGCCACACTGCCACAGTCCTAGTTCCGTCAGGGGCCGCCACCACGGTGACGGTGCTGCAGGGAGAGATCTTTGAAGGTGCGCCTGTACAGACGGTATGTCCCCACTGCCAGCAGGCCATCACCACCAAGATCTCCTATGAGATTGGACTGATGAACTTCGTGCTGGGCTTCTTCTGCTGCTTCATGGG GTGTGATCTGGGCTGCTGCTTGATCCCTTGCCTCATCAACGATTTCAAGGACGTGACGCACACGTGCCCCAGCTGCAAAGCCTACATCTACACGTACAAGCGCCTGTGCTAA